In Cydia pomonella isolate Wapato2018A chromosome 1, ilCydPomo1, whole genome shotgun sequence, one genomic interval encodes:
- the LOC133520386 gene encoding COP9 signalosome complex subunit 6, with protein sequence MSSADRIDFEMEVEVESASSGPAAEPPNPTSPSAPIPAADNKSVVVTTATSGSVTVSLHPLVIMNVSEHWTRLRAQEGSPQTVIGALIGKQKGRNIEVMNSFELVFSVIENDIIIERDYYNLKEEQFKQVFSDMDFLGWYTTGDTPTERDIAVHRQICDINECPVMLMLNPAGRNGDQLPVVLYESVIDVVQGRATMLLAPLTYTLAAEEAERIGVDHVARVSSGEAALNSLVAEHLTAQRSAIKMLVSRVRAVLATVRAIRDGALPPRPGLLREARALANRLPLLTSQQFRTHFYHQCNDVALMTYLGTITKGCNAINQLVNRFNVLYDRQGMGRRMRGLFF encoded by the exons ATGTCGAGTGCGGATCGGATTGACTTTGAAATGGAAGTTGAAGTCGAGAGTGCATCATCGGGGCCCGCGGCGGAGCCCCCTAATCCGACATCGCCGTCAGCACCCATTCCAGCTGCAGACAACAAGAGCGTGGTAGTTACCACCGCAACGTCTGGTTCTGTTACCGTATCCCTTCATCCATTAGTCATTATGAATGTTTCCGAACACTGGACTCGACTTCGAGCACAAGAGGGCTCACCACAAACCG TAATTGGAGCTCTCATTGGGAAGCAAAAAGGTCGTAACATTGAAGTAATGAATTCATTTGAACTAGTGTTTAGTGTGATTGAGAATGACATTATTATAGAGAgagattattataatttaaaagaagaacaat tTAAACAAGTATTCTCTGACATGGATTTCCTGGGCTGGTACACTACAGGAGATACTCCCACGGAGCGGGACATTGCTGTGCATAGGCAAATCTGTGACATCAATGAGTGTCCTGTTATGCTAATGTTAAACCCTGCTGGACGGAATGGTGAT CAACTTCCTGTAGTATTGTATGAGTCTGTGATTGATGTCGTACAAGGCAGAGCTACAATGCTCTTAGCTCCGCTCACTTACACATTAGCAGCAGAGGAGGCAGAGAGAATTGGTGTGGACCATGTGGCAAGGGTGTCTTCAGGAGAAGCAGCTCTTAATAGTTTAG TGGCCGAGCACCTAACTGCGCAGCGGTCAGCTATAAAGATGTTGGTGTCCCGGGTGCGCGCGGTGCTGGCCACCGTGCGCGCCATCCGCGACGGCGCGCTGCCGCCGCGGCCGGGCCTGCTGCGCGAGGCGCGCGCGCTCGCCAACCGCCTGCCCCTCCTAACCTCGCAGCAGTTCCGCACTCACTTTTATCAC CAATGTAACGACGTAGCTCTTATGACTTACCTCGGCACCATCACGAAGGGATGCAACGCTATCAACCAATTAGTTAATCGATTTAATGTACTTTATGACAGACAAGGAATGGGTCGTCGTATGAGAGGactctttttttaa
- the LOC133520394 gene encoding phosphatidate cytidylyltransferase, mitochondrial yields the protein MTSAAIKVAGIARDVSPLYYRILTKFPQNFTFCFAYGSAVKPQIGNVKKHNMIDLIYCVDNSHRWHGANIEQNPSHYSALRFLGKGFVARFQENWGAKVYFNTLVELKEENVTIKYGVVSQKDLIADLLDWNDLYLAGRLHKPVEIIKETNSSQLQNALQSNLRSAVHTTLLILPETFSEYDFYFAISNLSYAGDFRMTFGENKNKVRNIVQPQLANFRELYRPILQQFHAYVDFPSGEAQCHQDLHPETKLHHLMQLPMVPQQRIVKFWNHGGLQQDMEDVLRAVAYDIDCAIILRQILKDLVWQSSVRQSLKGILTAGFLKSIRYSAKKIAKMF from the coding sequence ATGACATCGGCTGCGATAAAAGTGGCAGGGATAGCAAGAGATGTATCACCACTGTACTATAGAATCCTCACGAAATTTCCCCAAAATTTTACCTTTTGTTTCGCATATGGATCAGCTGTGAAACCTCAAATAGGCAATGTGAAAAAGCACAACATGATAGACCTTATTTATTGCGTCGATAACTCCCACCGATGGCATGGAGCTAACATCGAACAAAACCCTTCTCATTACTCCGCTCTACGGTTCTTAGGTAAAGGATTTGTTGCGAGATTTCAAGAGAACTGGGGagctaaagtttattttaatactctTGTGGAACTTAAGGAGGAAAATGTTACTATTAAGTATGGAGTTGTTTCACAAAAAGACCTGATTGCTGATCTCCTGGATTGGAATGACTTGTATTTAGCTGGTCGGCTTCACAAACCTGTGGAAATCATAAAGGAAACAAATAGCTCTCAGTTACAAAATGCCTTGCAGTCAAATCTACGTTCTGCGGTTCATACCACCTTACTTATTTTACCAGAAACCTTCTCGGAGTATGACTTTTACTTTGCCATTTCTAATCTGAGTTATGCTGGAGACTTTAGAATGACCTTTGGAGAGAACAAGAACAAAGTGAGGAATATTGTGCAACCTCAACTAGCTAATTTCCGTGAACTATACAGACCAATCTTGCAACAATTCCATGCCTATGTAGACTTTCCCTCTGGAGAAGCACAATGTCATCAAGATTTGCATCCAGAAACAAAACTACATCACTTGATGCAGCTGCCCATGGTCCCACAACAGCGGATCGTGAAGTTTTGGAACCATGGGGGTCTCCAACAAGATATGGAAGATGTTCTCCGTGCCGTCGCATATGACATTGATTGTGCTATTATATTAAGACAAATCCTAAAAGATTTAGTATGGCAATCGAGTGTGAGGCAGTCATTAAAGGGAATACTTACGGCAGGATTTTTAAAATCCATCCGGTACAGTGCAAAGAAAAttgcaaaaatgttttaa